In Streptomyces sp. NBC_00878, a single window of DNA contains:
- a CDS encoding CBM35 domain-containing protein has product MSVTAEAQPDPASASASASVSASASVSASASAAVRLTVDLDASEGAVMRGANGALYGLSDDGVPSDAALAPLKVTSVSQKPEGGLQHPNGDAVTVSKSFLRNGGGDVLVLMQDMYQKWPYEDLGIEDYLTKVDRITKDLAEAPDSEHFVHVPFNEPDQIWYNLGVADQAAYEKNRDRFLRDWKTVVDRIRAIDPDARIAGPNESGYHTRLLTDFLAFAKRENVLPYLTTWHELGPDSLRDFQAHYDDYRAIEKTLGIDPLPINIDEYANRRDLSVPGQLAQWVSMFERNKVYANQAYWDAAGNLSGNVVRTNIPNGGWWFFRWYAGLTGDTVRVTPPSPNTVDSLQGLASYDTGRRQAQVLLGGAAGDADVVVRHVDPKVFGRTVTATVAEATWSGYEGAHPAPQVLKRVKARVAADGTVTVPLTGLHQMSAYRVVLTPAGSGTPAAAHVPWSASYEAEEATITDGRVDTQGTVSNANGYATSGTKDVGSLNSPTSKVEFAVSVPRTDTYGLSILYGNQSGTPSTQLLSVDGETVTTVTYPSTENWTYRGRRTVPVTLTEGSHTLTLAKGDTGEATLDRVDLTARTTPTTSYEATLADISGSPAYDYRDASGTGTGALRLGHGDKAVFDVYAPRDGYFTLTPRASDTVRLSLHGETVTARPDKALRLYLVAGNNRVTATSSGRAGGLEGWGGSGASEVSLRSLDVTGSGSTRGTLTYEGAAATLAGGAELVDSPFASAGSYIGRLGNSAASTAQFRVEAPEPGRYVLVVSYANNDRRDNGHAYNTDIVSRTATVTVGSKSQSVTFKNTWSWDDYWTIGVPVTLAKGTNTITFANASAWAPNMDKVELAPVRG; this is encoded by the coding sequence ATGTCCGTGACCGCCGAGGCGCAGCCGGATCCCGCATCCGCATCCGCATCCGCATCCGTATCCGCATCCGCATCCGTATCCGCGTCTGCATCCGCCGCCGTCCGCCTCACCGTTGACCTCGACGCCTCCGAGGGCGCCGTCATGCGTGGCGCGAACGGCGCGCTGTACGGGCTGAGCGACGACGGTGTGCCCAGCGACGCCGCCCTCGCGCCCCTCAAGGTGACGAGCGTCTCGCAGAAGCCGGAGGGCGGCCTCCAGCACCCCAACGGCGACGCCGTCACCGTCTCGAAGTCCTTCCTCCGCAACGGCGGCGGCGACGTCCTCGTGCTCATGCAGGACATGTACCAGAAGTGGCCGTACGAGGACCTCGGTATCGAGGACTACCTCACCAAGGTCGACCGGATCACCAAGGATCTCGCCGAGGCCCCGGACAGCGAGCACTTCGTCCACGTGCCGTTCAACGAGCCCGACCAGATCTGGTACAACCTCGGCGTCGCCGACCAGGCCGCCTACGAGAAGAACCGTGACCGGTTCCTCAGGGACTGGAAGACCGTCGTCGACCGCATCCGCGCGATCGACCCGGACGCCAGGATCGCGGGCCCGAACGAATCCGGTTACCACACACGGCTGTTGACGGACTTCCTCGCCTTCGCGAAGCGCGAGAACGTCCTGCCGTACCTCACCACCTGGCACGAACTCGGCCCGGACTCCCTGCGCGACTTCCAGGCCCACTACGACGACTACCGCGCCATCGAGAAGACGCTCGGCATCGATCCCCTCCCCATCAACATCGACGAGTACGCCAACCGCCGCGACCTCTCCGTGCCGGGCCAACTCGCCCAGTGGGTCTCGATGTTCGAGCGCAACAAGGTGTACGCGAACCAGGCCTACTGGGACGCCGCGGGCAACCTCTCCGGCAATGTCGTCCGCACCAACATCCCCAACGGCGGCTGGTGGTTCTTCCGTTGGTACGCGGGACTGACCGGCGACACGGTGAGGGTGACCCCGCCCTCGCCGAACACCGTCGACTCACTCCAGGGCCTCGCCTCGTACGACACCGGGCGACGCCAGGCGCAGGTGCTGCTCGGCGGCGCGGCAGGCGACGCGGACGTCGTCGTCCGGCACGTCGACCCGAAGGTCTTCGGCCGGACCGTCACCGCGACGGTGGCGGAGGCGACCTGGTCCGGATACGAGGGCGCGCACCCGGCACCACAGGTCCTCAAGCGAGTCAAGGCGCGGGTCGCCGCGGACGGCACGGTCACCGTGCCCCTCACCGGCCTCCACCAGATGTCGGCCTACCGCGTCGTCCTCACCCCGGCCGGCTCCGGCACCCCCGCCGCCGCGCACGTCCCCTGGTCGGCGTCGTACGAGGCCGAGGAGGCGACCATCACCGACGGCCGCGTCGACACCCAGGGCACGGTCTCGAACGCCAACGGCTATGCCACGTCCGGCACCAAGGACGTCGGCTCGCTCAACTCGCCGACCAGCAAGGTGGAGTTCGCGGTCTCCGTCCCGCGCACGGACACGTACGGCCTCTCGATCCTGTACGGCAACCAGAGCGGCACCCCGTCCACCCAACTGCTGTCCGTGGACGGCGAAACGGTCACGACGGTGACGTACCCCTCGACGGAGAACTGGACCTACCGAGGCCGCAGGACCGTCCCCGTCACGCTCACCGAGGGGAGCCACACCCTGACCCTCGCCAAGGGAGACACCGGCGAGGCGACCCTCGACCGCGTGGATCTCACGGCCCGCACTACCCCCACGACCTCCTACGAGGCCACACTCGCCGACATCTCCGGCAGCCCGGCGTACGACTACCGCGACGCCTCCGGCACCGGTACGGGCGCCCTGCGACTCGGCCACGGCGACAAGGCCGTCTTCGACGTGTACGCCCCGCGCGACGGCTACTTCACGCTGACCCCGCGCGCCTCAGACACGGTCCGGCTGTCACTGCACGGAGAGACGGTGACCGCCCGTCCGGACAAGGCGCTGCGGCTCTACCTCGTGGCGGGCAACAACCGTGTGACGGCGACGAGTTCGGGACGGGCGGGAGGCTTGGAAGGCTGGGGAGGTTCGGGAGCCTCGGAGGTCTCACTGCGCTCACTCGACGTCACCGGCTCCGGCTCGACCCGCGGCACCCTCACCTACGAGGGCGCGGCGGCCACGCTGGCCGGGGGAGCGGAACTGGTGGACTCACCCTTCGCGTCGGCGGGCTCGTACATCGGCCGGCTCGGCAACTCGGCAGCCAGCACAGCCCAGTTCAGGGTCGAAGCCCCCGAGCCGGGCCGCTACGTCCTCGTCGTCTCCTACGCCAACAACGACCGCCGCGACAACGGCCACGCATACAACACGGACATCGTGTCCCGCACGGCCACGGTCACGGTGGGTTCGAAGTCCCAGTCAGTGACGTTCAAGAACACGTGGAGCTGGGACGACTACTGGACGATCGGCGTCCCTGTGACCTTGGCAAAGGGCACGAACACGATCACTTTCGCCAACGCATCGGCATGGGCCCCGAACATGGACAAGGTGGAACTCGCTCCCGTACGTGGCTGA
- a CDS encoding molybdopterin oxidoreductase family protein has product MQTSATPTHCPYCALQCGMNLTPVTGDSGAVTVDVTERTDFPVNRGALCGKGRTAPALLSPGVRLASPLIRRAGVLEPADWDEALDRIAEELSRTRTEHGPDACGVFGGGGLTNEKAYTLGKFARVVLGTSQIDYNGRFCMSSAAAGGIKAFGLDRGLPFPLEDIPKTGCVILVGSNLAETMPPALRYLTELKENGGTLVVIDPRRTRTAEQADLHLAPRPGTDLALALGLLHLVVAEGLTDEAYIQERTTGWEEARAAAMAHWPEYVERITGVSVPQLRETVRMFCEPESAMVLTARGPEQHSKGTDTVGAWINLCLATGRPGRPFSGYGCLTGQGNGQGGREHGQKADQLPGYRKLDDPAARRHVAEVWGVDPDSLPGPGRSAYELLDAMGTDIRALLLMASNPVVSAPRAAHIEERLKSLDFLAVADVVLSETAALADVVLPVTQWAEESGTTTNLEGRVLLRKQAITPPEGVHSDLHVMHELADRLGVEKGFPTDPEEVFEELRRASAGGPADYSGITYRRLAEENGVFWPCPAGGSTGDSAGGPAGRPPGRPADRSAGGSTSGSAGEREGGGQEAGAHPGTPRLFLERFATPDGRARFVAVNHRPLAEEPDEEYPVLLTTGRVVSQYQSGAQTRRVDELNAAAPSSFVELHPRLAERVGAVEGEPLAVVSRRGRAVAPARITSSIRPDTVFMPFHWPGEGRANTLTNPALDPTSRMPEFKACAVRVERVG; this is encoded by the coding sequence ATGCAGACCTCCGCGACGCCCACCCACTGTCCCTACTGCGCGCTGCAATGCGGAATGAACCTGACGCCCGTGACGGGTGACAGCGGCGCCGTGACGGTCGATGTGACGGAACGGACGGACTTTCCGGTGAACCGGGGCGCGCTGTGCGGCAAGGGCCGTACGGCGCCCGCCCTGCTCTCCCCCGGGGTACGGCTGGCCTCGCCCTTGATCCGCAGGGCGGGAGTGCTGGAACCGGCCGACTGGGACGAGGCGCTCGACCGGATCGCGGAGGAGTTGTCCCGCACGCGTACGGAGCATGGCCCGGACGCGTGCGGGGTGTTCGGCGGGGGCGGGCTGACCAACGAGAAGGCGTACACGCTCGGGAAGTTCGCCCGGGTCGTGCTCGGCACCTCGCAGATCGACTACAACGGCCGCTTCTGCATGTCCTCGGCGGCGGCCGGTGGCATCAAGGCATTCGGCCTGGACCGGGGACTGCCCTTCCCCCTGGAGGACATCCCGAAGACGGGGTGCGTCATCCTGGTCGGTTCCAACCTCGCCGAGACCATGCCGCCGGCACTCCGCTATCTCACCGAACTCAAGGAGAACGGCGGCACGTTGGTCGTCATCGACCCGCGCCGCACCCGGACCGCCGAACAGGCGGACCTGCATCTCGCGCCCCGCCCGGGGACGGATCTCGCCCTGGCCCTCGGGCTGTTGCACCTGGTGGTGGCGGAGGGGCTTACGGACGAGGCGTACATCCAGGAGCGTACGACCGGCTGGGAGGAGGCTCGGGCCGCCGCGATGGCGCACTGGCCGGAGTACGTGGAGCGGATCACGGGCGTGTCCGTCCCCCAACTCCGGGAGACGGTGCGGATGTTCTGCGAGCCGGAGTCCGCGATGGTGCTCACCGCGCGCGGGCCCGAGCAGCACTCCAAGGGTACGGACACCGTCGGCGCGTGGATCAACCTCTGCCTGGCGACCGGGCGTCCGGGGCGCCCCTTCTCCGGATACGGTTGTCTCACCGGGCAGGGCAACGGGCAGGGCGGGCGTGAACACGGCCAGAAGGCCGACCAGTTGCCCGGCTACCGCAAGCTCGACGATCCCGCCGCCCGCCGTCATGTGGCGGAGGTCTGGGGCGTCGACCCCGACTCGCTGCCGGGGCCCGGCCGCAGCGCGTACGAGCTGCTGGACGCCATGGGTACGGACATCCGCGCGCTGTTGCTGATGGCCTCCAACCCGGTGGTGTCGGCGCCTCGGGCCGCCCACATCGAGGAGCGGCTCAAGTCCCTCGACTTCCTCGCGGTCGCCGACGTGGTGCTGTCCGAGACGGCCGCGCTCGCGGACGTCGTCCTGCCCGTCACCCAGTGGGCCGAGGAGAGCGGCACGACGACCAATCTGGAGGGGCGGGTCCTGCTGCGCAAGCAGGCGATCACTCCCCCGGAGGGCGTCCACAGCGATCTGCACGTGATGCACGAACTGGCCGACCGGCTGGGCGTGGAGAAGGGTTTCCCCACGGACCCGGAGGAGGTCTTCGAGGAACTGCGCCGGGCCAGCGCGGGCGGGCCCGCCGACTATTCGGGCATCACGTATCGCCGCCTGGCGGAGGAGAACGGGGTGTTTTGGCCATGCCCGGCGGGCGGTTCGACGGGCGACTCGGCGGGCGGCCCGGCGGGCCGCCCGCCGGGCCGCCCGGCGGATCGCTCCGCGGGTGGCTCCACGAGTGGCTCCGCCGGAGAGCGGGAGGGCGGCGGCCAGGAAGCTGGAGCCCATCCCGGTACCCCGCGTCTCTTCCTCGAACGGTTCGCCACGCCCGACGGGCGGGCGCGGTTCGTCGCCGTCAACCATCGGCCGTTGGCGGAGGAGCCGGACGAGGAGTATCCGGTGCTGCTGACCACCGGGCGGGTGGTCTCGCAGTACCAGTCCGGTGCGCAGACCCGCCGGGTCGACGAGCTGAACGCCGCCGCGCCCAGTTCCTTCGTGGAGCTGCATCCCCGGCTCGCCGAGCGGGTCGGGGCCGTGGAGGGGGAACCGCTGGCCGTGGTGTCCCGGCGCGGGCGCGCGGTGGCGCCCGCGCGGATCACCAGTTCCATTCGGCCCGACACCGTGTTCATGCCGTTTCACTGGCCGGGCGAGGGGCGGGCCAACACGTTGACCAACCCGGCCCTCGATCCGACCTCGCGGATGCCGGAATTCAAGGCTTGTGCGGTTCGGGTTGAGCGGGTGGGCTGA
- a CDS encoding vancomycin high temperature exclusion protein, giving the protein MRRPKLPPRPRLPRPRLPRTRTGQRRAVQVVMAGCVLALLPSTWMYVVTGDRLRTAADVPRTDVVVVFGAGLWRGEPSPYLAHRLDAAAELYRDGRVEVVLVTGDNSREDYDEPDAMRAYLTERGVPDARIVSDYAGFDTWDSCVRAKKIFGVDKAVLISQGFHIRRAVALCQEAGVESYGVGVAAVHDATWYYGGAREVFAAGKAVLDAAFEPDPRFLGPEEPGVERALAAAGR; this is encoded by the coding sequence ATGCGCCGTCCGAAGCTGCCGCCGCGACCACGCCTGCCGCGACCGCGTCTGCCGCGCACCCGTACCGGGCAGCGGCGGGCCGTGCAGGTCGTGATGGCCGGGTGTGTCCTCGCACTGCTTCCGTCGACGTGGATGTACGTGGTCACGGGCGACCGGCTGCGGACGGCGGCGGACGTGCCGCGCACCGACGTGGTGGTCGTCTTCGGGGCGGGGCTGTGGCGCGGCGAGCCGTCGCCGTACCTCGCGCACCGGCTGGACGCGGCGGCCGAGCTCTACCGGGACGGGCGCGTCGAGGTGGTTCTGGTCACCGGCGACAACAGCCGCGAGGACTATGACGAACCGGACGCCATGCGCGCGTACCTCACGGAGCGGGGCGTGCCCGACGCGCGGATCGTCAGCGACTACGCGGGCTTCGACACCTGGGACTCCTGCGTACGCGCCAAGAAGATCTTCGGTGTCGACAAGGCCGTACTGATCAGCCAGGGCTTCCACATCCGGCGGGCGGTCGCGCTCTGCCAGGAGGCGGGCGTCGAGTCGTACGGGGTCGGGGTGGCCGCCGTGCACGACGCGACCTGGTACTACGGGGGCGCCCGGGAGGTGTTCGCGGCGGGGAAGGCGGTCCTGGACGCGGCGTTCGAGCCGGATCCGCGGTTCCTCGGGCCCGAAGAGCCGGGCGTGGAACGGGCGTTGGCGGCGGCCGGCCGATAG
- a CDS encoding sirohydrochlorin chelatase produces the protein MTASNPSRESTPRSGGQPLHGAHLDSTGQLLNRITSQLGSQLSRVSLDGTRRPVPPTLVLVGHGSRDPRALSTIRTLLDRIRDLRPGLPVRLGHIELNEPLLPDTLAELGTGDAVLVPLLLSRGYHVKQDIPEAAAASRARTRIAAPLGPHPLLVETLYERLVEAGWRAPLDHAERRASGVVLAAAGSRDPDAAVDTRRTAALLAERLGVPVVPAYASAAAPTVPAAVRALAARGRHRVAVASYFTAPGRFSTECAAAAPWIAASPLGAHPAMARLVLHRYDRTLATPATPERTLASA, from the coding sequence ATGACGGCGTCGAATCCTTCTCGCGAGTCCACGCCCCGCTCCGGCGGCCAGCCGCTCCATGGCGCCCACCTCGACAGTACGGGGCAACTCTTGAACCGGATCACCAGCCAGCTCGGCAGTCAGCTCAGCCGCGTGTCCCTCGACGGCACCCGGCGTCCCGTCCCGCCGACGCTCGTCCTCGTGGGCCACGGCAGCCGTGACCCACGCGCCCTGAGCACCATCCGGACCCTCCTGGACCGGATCCGTGACCTGCGCCCCGGCCTGCCCGTGCGCCTGGGACACATCGAGCTGAACGAGCCCCTGCTCCCCGACACGCTCGCGGAGCTCGGCACCGGTGACGCCGTCCTCGTACCGCTGCTGCTCAGCCGCGGCTACCACGTCAAGCAGGACATCCCCGAGGCCGCGGCCGCCTCGCGGGCACGCACCCGGATCGCCGCGCCGCTCGGCCCGCACCCGCTGCTCGTGGAGACGCTCTACGAGCGCCTCGTGGAGGCCGGCTGGCGGGCGCCCCTGGACCACGCGGAGCGCCGGGCGAGCGGGGTCGTGCTCGCCGCTGCCGGATCCCGCGACCCGGACGCGGCCGTCGACACCCGCCGTACCGCGGCCCTCCTGGCCGAGCGGCTCGGCGTCCCCGTCGTCCCCGCGTACGCGTCCGCCGCCGCCCCCACCGTGCCGGCCGCGGTACGCGCCCTCGCCGCCCGCGGCCGCCACCGCGTCGCCGTCGCCTCCTACTTCACCGCCCCCGGCCGCTTCTCCACCGAGTGCGCGGCGGCGGCCCCCTGGATTGCAGCGTCCCCCCTGGGCGCCCACCCGGCAATGGCCCGCCTGGTCCTGCACCGCTACGACCGGACGCTGGCAACCCCGGCCACACCGGAACGGACACTGGCCTCGGCGTAA
- a CDS encoding deoxyguanosinetriphosphate triphosphohydrolase, whose protein sequence is MEGTSTSTDTAQQAHKNNTPPPAYDPTSVARWAVEPDKRPGRTAFQRDRARVLHSSALRRLAGKTQVVTPGTRSQVWDASPRTRLTHSLECAQVGRELGAALGCDPDLVEAACLSHDLGHPPFGHNGEQALNEFAEDCGGFEGNAQSLRLLTRIEPKRFVHSDAVASAAAAAGDELVSVGLNLTRAALDAATKYPWSRGAHPTDPKSGKFGVYDDDRPVFDWIREGAPGTRTTFEAQVMDWSDDVAYSVHDVEDGLHAGHIDPNCLHAEPERQEIFQVAIGRYVPVDTDPAELAGALDRLLDQEWWPHGYDGSAVAQARLKDATSQLIGRFCLAAEGATRAAYGTGRLTRYAAELVVPRAARLECAVLKAVADRYVMQRAEQERLRADQRIVVAELAEALTARAPDGLDPQFRALFDRASDDRARKRVIVDQIASLTDASARSLHVSLRG, encoded by the coding sequence ATGGAAGGCACCAGTACCAGCACCGACACCGCCCAACAGGCACACAAGAACAACACCCCACCCCCCGCCTACGACCCCACGTCAGTGGCCCGCTGGGCCGTGGAACCCGACAAACGCCCAGGCCGCACCGCCTTCCAGCGCGACCGCGCCCGCGTACTGCACTCCTCGGCCCTGCGCCGCCTCGCAGGCAAGACGCAGGTCGTCACGCCCGGCACACGGAGCCAGGTCTGGGACGCGAGCCCCCGCACCCGCCTGACCCACTCCCTGGAGTGCGCCCAGGTCGGCCGCGAGCTCGGTGCCGCCCTCGGCTGCGACCCCGACCTCGTCGAGGCGGCCTGCCTCTCCCACGACCTGGGCCACCCGCCCTTCGGGCACAACGGAGAGCAGGCACTGAACGAGTTCGCGGAGGACTGCGGCGGCTTCGAGGGCAACGCGCAGTCGCTCAGACTGCTCACCCGCATCGAGCCGAAGCGCTTCGTGCACAGCGACGCCGTGGCCTCGGCCGCCGCCGCGGCGGGCGACGAACTCGTCAGCGTCGGCCTCAACCTCACCCGTGCCGCCCTCGACGCCGCCACCAAGTACCCCTGGTCGCGCGGCGCCCACCCGACCGACCCGAAGTCCGGGAAATTCGGGGTCTACGACGACGACCGTCCCGTCTTCGACTGGATCCGCGAGGGCGCCCCCGGCACCCGCACCACCTTCGAGGCCCAGGTCATGGACTGGTCCGACGACGTGGCGTACTCCGTGCACGACGTCGAGGACGGCCTCCACGCGGGCCACATCGACCCCAACTGCCTGCACGCCGAGCCCGAGCGGCAGGAGATCTTCCAGGTCGCCATCGGGCGGTACGTCCCCGTGGACACCGACCCCGCCGAGCTGGCCGGGGCTCTCGACCGCCTCCTGGACCAGGAGTGGTGGCCGCACGGCTACGACGGCTCCGCGGTCGCGCAGGCCAGGCTGAAGGACGCCACCAGCCAGCTCATCGGCCGGTTCTGCCTCGCGGCGGAGGGCGCCACGCGCGCGGCGTACGGGACGGGCCGGCTCACGCGGTACGCCGCCGAGCTGGTCGTCCCGCGCGCGGCCCGCCTGGAGTGCGCGGTCCTCAAGGCCGTCGCCGACCGGTACGTGATGCAGCGCGCCGAGCAGGAGCGGCTCCGCGCCGACCAGCGGATCGTCGTCGCCGAGCTGGCGGAGGCGCTCACCGCCCGCGCGCCGGACGGCCTGGACCCGCAGTTTCGAGCGCTGTTCGACCGGGCGTCGGACGACCGCGCCCGCAAGCGGGTGATCGTTGACCAGATCGCGTCCCTCACGGACGCCTCCGCGCGATCACTACATGTGAGTCTCAGGGGGTAG